The following are encoded together in the Cryptosporangium phraense genome:
- a CDS encoding NUDIX domain-containing protein, whose translation MTETRELPIQERAGQKPRKLVNVDVLVRDQQGRILLVGKPDWAMPGGAVPDGEAPREAARRLLHDQIALDRAPSRLLVVDYVTGEDRLDLVFDGGTIRAEDYPRFAFCDPSEAGERLPESGRPRLAAACEGLRFQVSRYLEDGTMLA comes from the coding sequence GTGACCGAGACCCGAGAACTGCCGATCCAGGAGCGAGCCGGGCAGAAACCCCGCAAGCTCGTGAACGTCGACGTCCTCGTCCGCGACCAGCAGGGCCGAATCCTGCTGGTCGGCAAGCCGGACTGGGCCATGCCCGGCGGAGCCGTCCCGGACGGCGAAGCCCCGCGCGAAGCGGCCCGCCGTCTGTTGCACGACCAGATCGCGCTGGACCGGGCGCCGAGTCGGCTGCTGGTCGTGGATTACGTGACCGGGGAGGACCGGCTCGACCTCGTCTTCGACGGGGGCACGATCCGGGCCGAGGACTATCCACGGTTCGCGTTCTGCGATCCGAGCGAGGCGGGTGAGCGTCTGCCGGAGTCCGGCCGCCCGCGCCTGGCCGCCGCCTGCGAGGGCCTCCGCTTCCAGGTCTCCCGCTATTTGGAGGACGGAACGATGCTCGCGTAG
- a CDS encoding VC0807 family protein codes for MADEKPASDQSALQSWVIPIVANIVLPTVTYFVLTGAGLGEVPALLLSGLWPAAELAWTVHRQRHVDEFSVFVLIGLLAGVATTVFSDSARAVFLKDSVTTGVLGVVFLATLLAGKPLTFYFGRRFATDGSKVQRDWWDGLWAHPNFRSVQRTLTTAWGVALLGEAVIRAVLTWKLGTGPMVVVNNVVPYVVIAGLIGLSITVGRRAQAGARRRGAADAMPPTAVETS; via the coding sequence TGGCCGATGAGAAGCCTGCGAGCGACCAGTCCGCCCTGCAGTCCTGGGTGATCCCGATCGTCGCCAACATCGTGTTACCGACCGTCACCTACTTCGTGCTCACCGGCGCCGGCCTGGGCGAGGTGCCTGCGCTGCTGCTGTCCGGCCTGTGGCCGGCCGCCGAGCTGGCCTGGACCGTGCACCGCCAGCGCCACGTGGACGAGTTCAGCGTGTTCGTGCTCATCGGCCTGCTGGCCGGCGTCGCCACGACCGTGTTCTCGGACAGCGCGCGGGCGGTGTTCCTCAAGGACTCGGTGACCACCGGCGTGCTCGGGGTGGTGTTCCTGGCCACGCTGCTGGCCGGCAAGCCGCTGACGTTCTACTTCGGCCGCCGGTTCGCGACCGACGGGTCGAAGGTGCAGCGGGACTGGTGGGACGGGCTGTGGGCGCACCCCAATTTCCGGTCGGTGCAGCGGACGCTGACGACGGCGTGGGGGGTGGCGCTGTTGGGTGAGGCGGTGATCCGGGCGGTGTTGACGTGGAAGCTCGGTACGGGGCCGATGGTGGTAGTGAACAATGTGGTGCCGTATGTGGTGATCGCCGGGTTGATCGGGCTGTCGATCACCGTGGGGCGGCGGGCCCAGGCCGGGGCCCGGAGGAGGGGCGCCGCGGACGCGATGCCACCGACCGCGGTGGAGACGTCGTAG
- a CDS encoding GH1 family beta-glucosidase — MQFPAEFVFGSATASYQIEGAVHEDGRGPSIWDTFSHTPGKVLDGDTGDVADDHYHRLDEDLDLMAELGLEAYRFSIAWPRIVPAGRGAVNQAGLDFYSRLVDGLLARNIRPVATLYHWDLPQALEDEGGWTVRGTAEAFAAYARVVGEALGDRVHTWTTLNEPWCSAYLGYSSGVHAPGRTDPLAALQAVHHLNLAHGLALRELRQVVRPDAQFSVTLNLHVFRPVGASGEAARSKVDALANGVFLGPMLEGAYPAESLEVTSSITDWSFVRDGDLELIRQPIDVLGVNYYSTNRVSLWDGTGELQRADGHGASSATAWPGADDVEFLPTDPPHTDMGWNIDPQGLEDLLVELGQRYPDQPLMVTENGAAFPDVVAEDGRIHDADRTDYVRRHLRAVLNVREKGVDVRGYFLWSLLDNFEWSYGYSKRFGIVRVDYETLERTPKDSARWYASVVRNRSLD, encoded by the coding sequence ATGCAGTTCCCCGCTGAGTTCGTGTTCGGATCGGCCACCGCGTCGTACCAGATCGAGGGCGCCGTCCACGAGGACGGACGCGGCCCGTCCATTTGGGATACTTTCAGCCACACGCCGGGCAAGGTGCTCGACGGCGACACGGGCGACGTCGCCGACGATCACTACCATCGCCTCGACGAGGACCTCGACCTGATGGCCGAGCTCGGCCTGGAGGCCTACCGGTTCTCGATCGCCTGGCCCCGGATCGTCCCGGCCGGCCGTGGGGCGGTCAACCAGGCCGGCCTCGACTTCTACTCCCGGCTGGTCGACGGCCTGCTGGCCCGTAACATCCGGCCGGTCGCGACGCTGTACCACTGGGACCTCCCCCAGGCCCTGGAGGACGAGGGCGGCTGGACCGTCCGCGGCACCGCCGAGGCGTTCGCGGCCTACGCCCGCGTCGTCGGCGAGGCGCTCGGCGACCGCGTCCACACCTGGACGACGCTGAACGAGCCCTGGTGCTCGGCCTACCTCGGGTACAGCTCCGGCGTCCACGCCCCCGGGCGCACGGATCCGCTGGCCGCGCTGCAGGCGGTGCACCACCTCAACCTCGCCCACGGGCTCGCGCTCCGCGAGCTCCGGCAGGTCGTCCGGCCCGACGCTCAGTTCTCGGTGACGCTCAACCTGCACGTCTTCCGTCCGGTGGGCGCGTCCGGCGAAGCGGCCCGGTCGAAGGTCGACGCGTTGGCGAACGGCGTCTTCCTGGGCCCGATGCTCGAGGGGGCCTACCCCGCCGAGTCGCTCGAGGTCACGAGCTCGATCACCGACTGGTCGTTCGTCCGGGACGGCGACCTGGAGCTGATCCGCCAGCCGATCGACGTCCTCGGGGTGAACTACTACAGCACGAACCGGGTGTCGCTCTGGGACGGCACCGGTGAGCTGCAGCGGGCCGACGGGCACGGGGCGTCATCGGCGACCGCCTGGCCCGGCGCGGACGACGTCGAGTTCCTGCCGACCGACCCGCCGCACACCGACATGGGCTGGAACATCGACCCCCAGGGCCTGGAGGACCTGCTGGTCGAGCTCGGGCAGCGGTACCCGGACCAGCCGCTGATGGTGACCGAGAACGGCGCCGCGTTCCCGGACGTCGTCGCCGAGGACGGCCGGATCCACGACGCCGACCGCACCGACTACGTCCGGCGGCACCTGCGCGCGGTGCTCAACGTCCGCGAGAAGGGCGTCGACGTGCGCGGGTACTTCCTGTGGTCGCTGCTGGACAACTTCGAATGGTCGTACGGGTACTCGAAGCGCTTCGGCATCGTCCGGGTCGACTACGAGACCCTGGAACGGACCCCGAAGGATTCCGCGCGCTGGTACGCGTCCGTAGTGCGGAACCGGTCGTTGGACTGA